Below is a window of Pseudomonadota bacterium DNA.
AAATATGGATACCCGCCCTCCAAACAAAAAAATATATAATTGGTACCTACCCTCTCAGGCAGGTGCCTCTTTCTTTTTTCTTATCCTTTTATCATTTCATCCAGAAATGTGGATATCTTCACCTGCTTCCCCATATACATTCGGGAATAGGTCAGGAACAACTTTCTCATTGCCCTGCTTGCTGCCACAAAGGCGACCCTTCTCTCTTCTTCAACATCGCCCCTTTTATTGGGCAATATCCCTTCCAGCATTCCAATCAGGAACACTGCCGGGAACTCTAAGCCTTTACTTTTGTGTATTGTCATCAAGGCCACTCCATTTTTGTCGTGGCTTCTATCATCGGTAAAGGTATCGGTATAAGCTAATAGCGCCTCGATATTGCTGTACCTCAGCGCAGCAAGCTGTAATTGATTGATATTTGCAATTTTTTCATCATCTGGCGACGGTATCTCGTCATCAGTTACAAACCGGTCGCAATCAAGCACCTCTCTCAGGATACCGATCATTTCAGCCTGTTCAATAGTTGCAACATCTTGTATCAACGGCTCTATGATAGCA
It encodes the following:
- a CDS encoding ATP-dependent helicase; protein product: MLITGCLYVTHLPSHLSQSQLQQYSNRYIGKKFIGDLEEYDGEKGLCFYDALKKIRIDVPYIRKLVREFIAIIEPLIQDVATIEQAEMIGILREVLDCDRFVTDDEIPSPDDEKIANINQLQLAALRYSNIEALLAYTDTFTDDRSHDKNGVALMTIHKSKGLEFPAVFLIGMLEGILPNKRGDVEEERRVAFVAASRAMRKLFLTYSRMYMGKQVKISTFLDEMIKG